Proteins encoded within one genomic window of Anopheles gambiae chromosome 3, idAnoGambNW_F1_1, whole genome shotgun sequence:
- the LOC1280244 gene encoding probable phosphorylase b kinase regulatory subunit beta isoform X7 produces MSTMERHSTSVTPVARQPSLDDMNLDQFLKISNYEDTVKQLDIYYGIVKRQLLQFQSPITGLFPVLSTDREVGSIRDSVYCAAAIWSLYQAYRRIDDDRGKSYELGQSAVKCMRGILECWIKQAHRVEKFKSRQCAVNALHCKFHLDTGEEIYADENYNHLQIDVVSIYLIFLVQMITSGLQIIYTQDEVAFVQNLVYYVERAYRTPDFGMWERGSKYNDGTPEIHASSIGMAKSALEAINGCNLFGEKGASWSVVYVDIDAHNRNRSIFETMLPRESSSKGVDASLLPTLSFPAFASHEERLVDMSKLNVVRRLKGKKGFKRFSRDGYLSRLEDKTRRYYHKGEIKDFEGYECEWPMFYTYMIIDGVFKNNLEQIEEYQMELRKCMHSDNNGDPVVSMCYAPDGDGMYTRSSSQSLFLWGQSVFIIAQLLTAGLLHINELDPIRRYLPSYNRPRKGGRYSAFQGTATDLVVQIVLIAESMRLQAMMATYGIQTQTPHEVEPVQIWSSTQLINVYQQLGVNDKIGLTGRPPRPVGSLGTSKVYRICGMTVLCYPLIFEVSDFYLYRDMALLIDDIKTELQFVGKYWRLSGRPTVCLLIREEHMRDPQFKEMIDLLAMLKKGYCDDMKVRIGRLQNLISSSCIEHLDFMSTSDLPDVGDTAFAQIHHDYIGYQSLTDVPRAQSYREKKITAAEYATRSTPDILEALRNTESIFLQCQLLGIILHREGSHYELAGESVHVRLTDLYYRAGTLRYWRAVRYCSSLLRHIVDSISPFITTLLVNGKQITVGVIGQRETIFDKPMTPSEIQNVMYSTVQPYDVIHAVLQQEVVLYCGRLIATNPDIFKGILKIRVGWVLEAMRLYLTMKGDEGADIENLSPFQIRQLLQRVLTVSQWANEDHFSTVQRRQLEGCLCRVPSSFYNLVWDVLERTPHGITVQGHNLPAMPTLTNKSRSELSFSLQVEEMLHQITQPERRQIAVELLCIVATILSRNPELRFQQVLDLDLLLEDSFAMYCKDHSLPPSKDISPLFSLSYSQTTGYLARAAVNSVLQRCALSTEDFADDVEDHCRVQ; encoded by the exons ATGTCAACAATGGAGCGTCATTCGAC CTCCGTCACGCCCGTCGCCCGGCAACCCAGCCTAGACGATATGAATCTGGACCAGTTCCTGAAGATTTCCAACTACGAGGACACGGTGAAGCAGCTCGACATCTACTACGGAATTG TGAAACGACAGCTGCTGCAGTTCCAAAGTCCTATCACGGGCCTGTTCCCGGTGCTCAGCACGGACCGGGAGGTGGGCAGCATACGGGACAGCGTGTACTGCGCCGCAGCGATCTGGAGCCTTTACCAGGCCTACCGCCGGATCGATGACGATCGGGGCAAGAGCTACGAGTTGGGCCAGTCGGCGGTGAAGTGTATGCGCGGCATCCTGGAGTGCTGGATCAAGCAGGCGCACCGGGTGGAGAAGTTTAAATCGCGCCAGTGCGCGGTCAACGCGCTGCACTGCAAGTTCCACCTGGACACGGGCGAGGAAATCTACGCGGACGAAAACTACAACCATCTGCAGATCGACGTGGTGTCGATCTATCTGATCTTTCTGGTACAGATGATCACGTCCGGGCTGCAGATCATCTACACGCAGGACGAGGTGGCGTTCGTGCAGAATCTGGTGTACTACGTGGAGCGGGCGTACCGTACGCCCGACTTCGGCATGTGGGAGCGGGGCTCGAAGTATAATGACGGGACGCCCGAGATCCATGCGTCCTCGATCGGGATGGCCAAATCGGCGCTGGAAGCGATCAACGGGTGCAATCTGTTCGGCGAGAAGGGTGCCTCGTGGAGCGTGGTGTACGTGGACATTGATGCGCACAACCGCAATCGCAGCATCTTCGAGACGATGCTGCCGCGGGAGTCGAGCTCGAAGGGGGTGGATGCGTCGCTGCTGCCGACACTTTCCTTTCCGGCGTTTGCGTCGCACGAGGAGCGGCTGGTGGACATGAGCAAGCTGAACGTGGTGCGGCGGCTGAAGGGCAAGAAGGGCTTCAAGCGGTTCAGCCGGGACGGGTATCTGTCGCGGCTGGAGGACAAAACGCGCCGCTACTACCACAAGGGGGAAATTAAGGACTTTGAGGGGTACGAGTGCGAGTGGCCCATGTTTTACACGTACATGATCATTGACGGGGTGTTCAAGAACAATCTCGAGCAGATCGAGGAGTACCAGATGGAGCTGCGGAAGTGTATGCACTCGGACAACAATGGAg atCCAGTTGTATCGATGTGTTACGCACCGGACGGGGACGGTATGTACACGCGCTCCTCCTCCCAGTCGCTCTTCCTGTGGGGCCAATCGGTGTTCATCATTGCGCAGTTACTTACGGCCGGTTTGCTACACATTAACGAGCTGGATCCGATCCGGCGATATTTGCCGTCGTACAACCGACCCCGGAAAGGTGGTCGCTACTCAGCCTTTCAG GGCACAGCAACGGATCTGGTCGTGCAGATAGTGCTGATCGCTGAGTCGATGCGCCTGCAGGCCATGATGGCCACGTACGGCATTCAAACGCAAACACCACATGAA GTTGAACCCGTCCAAATCTGGTCCTCGACGCAGCTCATCAACGTGTACCAGCAGCTGGGCGTGAACGATAAGATCGGGCTGACCGGGCGACCACCCCGCCCGGTCGGTTCGCTCGGCACAAGCAAAGTGTACCGCATCTGCGGCATGACCGTCCTCTGCTATCCACTTATTTTTGAAGTGTCCGATTTCTACCTCTACCGCGACATGGCCCTACTGATCGACGACATCAAGACGGAGCTGCAGTTCGTGGGCAAGTACTGGCGGCTATCGGGCCGGCCGACCGTGTGCCTACTGATCCGCGAGGAGCACATGCGCGATCCCCAGTTCAAGGAGATGATCGATCTGCTGGCCATGCTGAAGAAGGGCTACTGTGACGATATGAAGGTGCGAATTGGCCGGCTGCAGAACCTCATCTCGAGCTCCTGCATTGAGCATCTTGACTTTATGTCCACCTCGGACCTGCCGGACGTGGGCGATACTGCCTTTGCGCAGATCCACCACGACTACATCGGCTACCAGAGTCTGACGGATGTGCCGCGTGCCCAGTCCTATCGGGAGAAAAAGATAACGGCGGCTGAGTATGCGACCCGGTCGACACCGGACATACTCGAGGCGCTGCGCAACACGGAATCGATCTTTCTGCAGTGCCAGCTGCTCGGTATTATTCTGCACCGCGAAGGCTCTCACTACGAGCTGGCGGGCGAATCCGTTCACGTGCGACTAACCGATCTGTACTACCGGGCCGGTACGCTGCGCTACTGGCGAGCCGTTCGCTACTGTAGCTCACTGTTGCGCCACATTGTCGACTCGATTTCACCGTTCATCACGACGCTGCTCGTCAACGGGAAGCAGATTACGGTCGGTGTGATCGGCCAGCGGGAGACAATCTTTGACAAGCCGATGACACCGTCCGAGATCCAGAACGTGATGTACTCGACCGTGCAGCCGTACGACGTGATCCATGCGGTGCTGCAGCAGGAGGTGGTCCTGTACTGCGGGCGGCTGATCGCCACCAATCCGGACATTTTCAAGGGCATCCTGAAGATCCGCGTCGGTTGGGTCCTGGAGGCGATGCGGCTCTACCTCACGATGAAGGGGGACGAAGGGGCGGATATTGAAAATTTGTCCCCGTTTCAAATTcgccagctgctgcagcgggTGCTGACCGTGAGCCAGTGGGCAAATGAGGATCA CTTCAGTACGGTACAGCGCCGCCAGCTCGAGGGTTGCCTGTGCCGGGTGCCGAGCTCGTTCTACAACCTCGTGTGGGACGTGCTGGAGCGCACACCGCACGGCATTACCGTGCAGGGGCACAATCTGCCCGCCATGCCGACCCTGACCAACAAGAGCCGCAGCGAGCTGTCCTTCTCGCTGCAGGTCGAGGAGATGCTGCACCAAATCACGCAACCCGAGCGGCGCCAGATCGCGGTCGAGCTGCTGTGCATTGTGGCCACCATACTGAGCCGCAATCCGGAGCTGCGCTTCCAGCAGGTGCTCGATCTCGACCTGCTGCTGGAGGACTCGTTCGCGATGTACTGCAAAGACCACAGCTTGCCGCCGAGCAAAGACATTTCGCCACTGTTTTCGCTCTCCTACTCGCAGACGACCGGATACCTGGCCCGAGCTGCCGTCAACAGTGTGCTGCAGCGGTGCGCCCTCTCCACGGAGGACTTTGCCGATGACGTTGAGGATCATTGCCGCGTGCAGTAG